Proteins from a genomic interval of Clostridium scatologenes:
- a CDS encoding baseplate J/gp47 family protein, with amino-acid sequence MAYSESLETIKERMLGNISDSVDKTEGYLIYDNVIATGKEFQKISTELDQLVNKLNISNLTSDELATRIKERTGQTRNPATYATGVLTITGSATIAIGALFQTSSAVQFKSLEAKTITNSGIINIQAVVAGSTGNIPAGQITVMPVAITGVTSVTNTAATANGFDEESDSALLQRYYEKLREPSTQGNIAYFKSLVKSYTGVGDVKVFPTWNGNNTVKIVIVDSNKQVPSTDLINAVQSYMDPLGDIWGLGYGAAPFGAFTTITGATGKNINVSFTVDKDTNYSDEQRLVNIQASINAYLKTIAFVDNAIVSYAKIGDAILNSAGVLDYSNLTINGGTSNIALSLTSSLCEIPTLGVVTINV; translated from the coding sequence TTAGGTAATATATCAGACAGCGTAGATAAAACAGAGGGATATTTAATATATGACAATGTTATCGCTACAGGAAAAGAGTTTCAGAAAATATCTACTGAATTAGATCAATTAGTAAATAAACTTAACATTAGTAATTTAACTAGTGATGAATTAGCAACTAGAATAAAAGAACGAACAGGACAAACTAGAAATCCTGCTACATATGCTACAGGAGTTCTAACGATAACAGGTAGCGCAACTATAGCCATAGGAGCTCTATTCCAAACATCTAGTGCGGTACAATTTAAATCTTTAGAAGCTAAAACAATAACTAATAGTGGAATTATAAATATTCAAGCGGTTGTAGCTGGCAGCACAGGGAATATACCAGCTGGACAAATTACAGTAATGCCAGTAGCTATAACAGGAGTAACAAGTGTAACAAATACAGCTGCAACAGCAAATGGATTTGATGAAGAAAGTGATTCTGCCTTGCTGCAAAGGTACTATGAAAAATTACGAGAGCCATCTACCCAGGGTAATATAGCATATTTTAAAAGCTTGGTTAAATCATATACAGGCGTTGGTGATGTTAAAGTCTTTCCTACATGGAATGGTAATAATACAGTAAAGATTGTGATTGTAGATTCTAACAAACAAGTGCCTAGTACAGACTTAATAAATGCTGTGCAATCTTATATGGACCCACTAGGAGATATTTGGGGACTTGGATATGGTGCTGCTCCTTTTGGTGCTTTTACCACTATAACAGGTGCTACAGGAAAGAATATAAATGTAAGCTTTACAGTAGATAAAGATACAAATTATTCAGACGAACAGAGGTTGGTCAATATACAGGCTAGTATAAATGCATATTTAAAAACAATAGCTTTTGTAGATAATGCAATTGTATCTTATGCAAAAATAGGTGATGCAATACTTAACAGTGCAGGAGTTTTGGACTACTCTAATTTAACTATAAATGGTGGTACATCAAACATAGCTCTTTCATTGACAAGCAGTTTATGCGAAATTCCAACTTTAGGGGTGGTGACGATAAATGTATAA